A genomic region of Rhodohalobacter sp. 614A contains the following coding sequences:
- the truA gene encoding tRNA pseudouridine(38-40) synthase TruA: MNNRYKLTFEYDGTNFNGWQKQPEGRTVQDVIEKALSTFYQEQIEIVGQGRTDAGVHAKEQVAHADLPSLYSLQRILRAMAGLFPEDVALVDAKKMDDDFHARFHAKSRIYQYRVLERQSPIMRNFSWSVFKPVSVALLDECAGMILGEHDFINFCIPPDISEMTTLCTIQQSFWRKEEGVLIYQIEGNRFLRHLVRRLVGAMVQVADGTLQFNDFQQLLVTQPARRKAHAAPAKGLTLMSVSY; the protein is encoded by the coding sequence ATGAATAATCGTTATAAGCTCACATTCGAATACGATGGTACGAATTTTAATGGCTGGCAAAAACAGCCTGAAGGCCGGACGGTTCAGGATGTAATTGAAAAAGCGTTGAGTACATTTTATCAAGAGCAGATAGAAATTGTGGGACAGGGTAGGACGGACGCCGGTGTACATGCAAAGGAACAGGTAGCCCATGCCGATTTGCCTTCTTTGTACAGTCTTCAGCGGATTTTGAGGGCAATGGCAGGACTCTTCCCTGAGGATGTAGCTCTGGTTGATGCAAAAAAAATGGATGATGATTTCCATGCAAGATTTCACGCCAAATCGCGAATATATCAATACCGTGTTTTAGAAAGACAATCTCCAATAATGAGGAATTTTTCCTGGTCCGTTTTTAAGCCAGTATCAGTTGCATTGCTGGATGAATGTGCGGGGATGATTCTTGGTGAGCATGATTTTATCAATTTCTGTATTCCTCCGGATATAAGTGAGATGACAACGTTATGTACTATTCAGCAAAGCTTTTGGAGAAAAGAAGAGGGTGTACTGATCTATCAAATTGAAGGAAACCGGTTTTTACGCCATTTGGTACGACGACTGGTGGGAGCAATGGTCCAGGTCGCAGATGGCACACTTCAATTCAATGATTTTCAACAGTTGTTAGTAACTCAGCCTGCCCGGCGTAAAGCTCATGCCGCACCGGCAAAGGGACTCACGTTAATGAGTGTTAGCTACTAA
- a CDS encoding alpha/beta hydrolase has product MYSKEKSEILFSEKALFNIKVPYKLIETSQTDEKKPLIVYLHGFNDHIESFLKTCKPFLDRIEAYHLFIQAPYPLYDRSHKKKVEEWGRAWYLYDGDQEQFLNSLAKTSELIDEVLTTLENKVSVERLCVLGYSMGGYLAGYYALTRYHLVNDLIVAGARIKTEVLNENWGLIKDLQVLAIHGKGDNKVDYKPQRTEIVRLSKNGINANFKLINQKHIFNVAYIKEACDWLVEKGYSRNKYALKH; this is encoded by the coding sequence ATGTATTCAAAGGAAAAATCAGAGATTCTCTTTTCAGAGAAAGCCCTATTTAATATTAAAGTACCTTATAAGCTGATAGAGACAAGCCAAACAGACGAGAAAAAGCCTTTAATAGTATACTTACATGGATTTAACGATCATATTGAATCGTTTTTAAAAACCTGTAAGCCATTTTTAGATCGAATTGAAGCCTACCATTTGTTTATTCAGGCTCCATATCCACTTTATGATAGATCCCACAAGAAAAAAGTTGAGGAGTGGGGAAGGGCCTGGTACTTGTATGATGGAGATCAAGAACAATTTCTGAATTCACTGGCGAAGACTTCAGAATTAATTGACGAGGTACTCACAACCTTAGAAAACAAGGTTTCAGTTGAAAGGCTTTGTGTGCTTGGCTATTCTATGGGAGGATATTTAGCTGGTTACTATGCTTTAACACGATATCATTTGGTGAATGACTTAATTGTTGCAGGTGCAAGAATCAAAACTGAAGTTTTGAATGAAAACTGGGGTTTAATCAAAGATTTACAAGTGCTTGCAATCCATGGTAAAGGAGATAATAAAGTTGATTATAAGCCTCAAAGAACCGAAATTGTACGATTATCAAAAAATGGTATAAATGCAAATTTCAAACTGATTAATCAAAAGCATATTTTTAATGTTGCGTACATTAAAGAAGCATGTGATTGGTTAGTCGAGAAGGGCTACAGTCGAAATAAGTATGCATTAAAACATTAA
- a CDS encoding response regulator transcription factor — MEKLEGLKILVVEDDPTVRLLVRKALENHGATISEADSAKNGETKALQNEYDMIVLDLRLPDGTGYDVCVNLRDQNVTTPILVLSAEQETNMKVKVLNVGADDYLTKPFSVEELLARIEAIMRRSISQGTESELECYEMKIDLIKRKMIINDAEVDLTNSEFNLLVYLVRNRGRTVSQEELAKNVWGIGFNTQTNYINVYISYLRKKIRKHSDFEYIRTIRKKGFKIVCGPKEKE; from the coding sequence ATGGAAAAATTAGAAGGACTAAAAATTCTTGTTGTAGAAGATGATCCAACAGTAAGACTGCTCGTAAGAAAAGCTCTTGAAAATCATGGAGCAACCATATCTGAAGCCGATTCTGCAAAAAATGGAGAGACCAAAGCTCTGCAGAATGAATATGACATGATTGTTCTGGATTTACGTTTGCCGGATGGAACTGGCTATGATGTCTGTGTAAATCTGAGAGATCAAAATGTTACGACTCCGATTTTGGTATTGTCAGCAGAACAAGAGACAAACATGAAGGTGAAAGTCCTGAACGTAGGGGCTGACGATTATCTTACCAAGCCCTTTAGTGTTGAAGAACTTCTTGCACGTATTGAAGCTATAATGCGTCGAAGTATTTCACAGGGAACAGAAAGTGAGCTGGAATGTTATGAAATGAAAATTGACCTTATTAAGCGAAAAATGATTATCAATGACGCTGAGGTTGATTTAACAAACAGCGAGTTTAACCTTCTTGTATATTTGGTGAGAAATAGAGGGAGAACAGTGTCTCAGGAGGAGCTTGCAAAAAATGTTTGGGGAATTGGTTTTAATACTCAGACCAATTATATCAACGTGTATATTAGCTACCTGAGGAAGAAAATTCGGAAACATTCAGATTTTGAATATATACGAACGATCAGGAAAAAAGGCTTTAAGATTGTGTGTGGTCCCAAAGAGAAAGAATGA
- a CDS encoding M23 family metallopeptidase, which yields MAKKNHFYYDSERCEFVPIEYDIKKKLTHSLSFWLINGIVLAAFGLSILTNYIGTPAEIMLKDENQALIDQLKRAESSIIDIENQLQAISELDNEMYRTILGLDPVTEDLRMGGIGGTDRYSHFDYYTEETSEILRSTASKLDRLERRMGVQKVSFAEVKNYYNSNQERLKSIPAIRPVNGIIISGYGMRIHPVLRYKRMHEGIDFRADINTDVFATGDGTVKFAGRKGTFGNVIEIDHGFGFVSRYAHLSTFADGLRTGDKVQRGELIGFSGNSGLTEGPHLHYEVLVRNRPIDPLNYLIADVTPEEYLLFRHSESNTVEEEPLSFAD from the coding sequence ATGGCTAAGAAAAATCACTTTTACTACGACTCAGAACGTTGTGAATTTGTACCTATTGAATACGACATCAAAAAAAAGCTCACCCACTCCCTCTCCTTTTGGCTCATTAACGGTATTGTTTTAGCAGCTTTTGGCCTCTCTATTCTGACAAATTATATTGGCACTCCCGCAGAAATTATGCTTAAGGATGAGAATCAGGCTCTTATTGATCAACTCAAGCGTGCTGAATCATCCATTATTGATATTGAAAACCAGCTACAAGCTATTTCTGAACTGGATAATGAAATGTATCGAACCATACTTGGCCTGGATCCTGTGACCGAAGATTTGAGGATGGGAGGAATTGGCGGTACAGATCGATATTCACATTTTGATTATTACACCGAAGAAACTTCAGAAATTCTGCGAAGTACGGCATCAAAATTAGATCGTCTTGAACGAAGAATGGGAGTTCAAAAGGTCTCTTTTGCCGAGGTAAAAAACTACTATAATTCAAACCAGGAGCGTCTCAAAAGCATCCCCGCCATACGCCCTGTAAATGGTATTATTATTAGCGGATATGGAATGAGAATCCACCCGGTTCTACGCTATAAGAGAATGCATGAGGGGATTGATTTTCGTGCTGATATTAATACTGACGTATTTGCAACCGGTGACGGCACTGTAAAATTTGCCGGTAGAAAAGGAACATTTGGAAATGTTATAGAGATCGATCATGGTTTTGGATTTGTCAGCAGATACGCTCACCTGTCAACGTTTGCTGATGGATTACGAACAGGAGATAAAGTTCAAAGAGGCGAGTTAATCGGATTTAGTGGAAACTCAGGGCTTACAGAAGGTCCGCATTTGCATTATGAAGTGTTGGTTAGAAATCGCCCGATTGATCCATTGAATTATTTAATTGCCGATGTTACTCCCGAAGAATATCTGCTTTTCAGACATTCAGAATCTAACACCGTAGAAGAAGAGCCTCTCTCCTTCGCAGACTAA